One region of Desulfatiglans anilini DSM 4660 genomic DNA includes:
- a CDS encoding sugar transferase has protein sequence MALSRFKESTDSQRKICQNSGKRILDLGIAFSALVVLFPLMICIALLVKAKLGHPILFRQLRPGLEGRPFTVYKFRSMNEAKYPDGRLLPDENRQTRIGSFLRATSLDELPALWNVIKGDMSLVGPRPLLMRYLDRYSPEQARRHELKPGITGWAQVNGRNALSWEEKFKLDVWYVDHRSLGLDLKILFMTIAKVVRREGISHPGQATMDEFSG, from the coding sequence TGGAAAACGGATATTGGATTTGGGCATTGCTTTTTCTGCACTAGTTGTGCTTTTTCCCCTAATGATATGCATTGCTTTGCTTGTAAAAGCAAAACTGGGACATCCCATTCTATTTCGACAGTTGCGGCCAGGATTAGAAGGAAGGCCTTTCACGGTCTATAAGTTTCGGTCCATGAATGAGGCAAAGTACCCTGACGGACGATTACTCCCGGATGAAAATCGCCAGACAAGGATAGGGAGCTTCTTGCGGGCCACGTCCCTCGACGAACTGCCTGCGCTGTGGAACGTCATCAAGGGCGACATGAGCCTAGTGGGCCCCAGGCCACTCCTCATGCGGTACCTGGATCGGTACTCCCCCGAACAGGCCCGAAGACACGAGTTGAAGCCAGGCATCACCGGCTGGGCTCAGGTGAATGGCCGAAATGCTTTGAGTTGGGAGGAAAAATTCAAACTTGATGTGTGGTACGTAGATCACCGGTCCCTTGGGCTTGACTTAAAGATCCTTTTTATGACCATAGCCAAGGTAGTGCGCAGAGAAGGCATCAGCCACCCGGGGCAGGCGACGATGGACGAGTTCAGCGGATAA